The genomic DNA AGCAGGACCCAATACATAATGAGAAACTCCAAGATCAAAAGAGTCTTCCAAAAGATCCACGTGTCCTTGTATGACCTTGAATGTTTCCGATTGCACATCAAGCAATTGGTGAAAATACCCGATCTGGCCTGAACTATCTTTAATGCCAGCAACACTTTGCTTATACTCGTCCACAACGTCAAGAGGTAAGTTTTCTCCTCGGTGAATTTCTGGATTATTGTAGAGGTAAAGAGGAAGCTCGCTCATATCAAGACAGGTCTCAATCACCTCACGAGGATTCTCATAACAAGCAGGTGCAAGAACAATGCTCTTAGCAGTACTCTTATTTGCCAGTTCTACTAGCACTTTTGTCTCCTCAAGAGAACTAGCGGTAACACCAATCCATACCGGTTTTGTTGCAAGCGTTGTTGTAAGATCAATGAGTTTTTCTTTTTGTTCAAGAGTTAATTTTTGAAACTCTCCTGTGGTGCCCAAGATGAAATGCGCATCAACAAAAGAATCCTCTAAGAAAAGAAGCAAATTGCGCAGTGATTCAACATCAATGTGTAGATCTTTTTTAGGAGTTACCAGTGGAACAATAAGCGCCATACTCTCGTTGAATCACTTCAACTCATAAACATATCGGTTAAGTTCAAGAGAAAAACGAAACCCTTGTTTCATCGCGGCTTGATCGTACCTTTTGAAAAGGCGCTCATAATTACTCTCGTTACAACCAGGAATAAGATCTGCGGGAAGAACCATTATGGCCTCGTAATCCCAGCCGGAAAATCTTTTTTTGGCAGCGTAGAGAAGTGATTCATCCCAACGAAGAGGGGTGAGCTCTTTATACGCACCACGTGCACCTTGTATTTGCAAACACTCAACAATAGTATCAAGACTAGAACAACCCGCAAATGCAACAACCCTCCCCCCAGTGCAAATGGTAGGCCCAAAAGGCGCAATATCGGGCAGGTAGGGAATGTTGCCCTGAGGAGGAAGTTCCTCATAAGCAAAACCAAAGGAGTACTCCTCAGGTCTAACGGGAAGGCCTGTTCCGTTAATAAAGAATTCTCGAGGAATCTCTGCAAGCGTCGTCATTGTATGCTTGCGTCCAAAAGAGCCTATTTAAAAATGTTCGCACGTACATGCAAATCCCTCTTAGAATCATTCTTGTTAATATCCGTTTAGTCTATATAGGAGAAGTTCTTCTCACCAAGTACTATGAAAGATCCATACGCACATCTTAACATTAGGTCTTTTACGTTCTGGGATCTCTACCTCCATGAACAACAATACCCTTATGTTGGGCGTAGCTATGCATGGGCCAAAAGAGATGCAAACACGGTCTTAGAAATAACTGCACAAGAACGTGAAGAACTCTATACTCTCATCATTCCAGCGTGGTGGAAAGTACTCAAACAACTCTTTAACCCTGATAGACCAAACATAGCTTGTTTTGGAAATGAAGCGCCTCACTTACATTATCACTTGATCCCTCGCTACCGGCATAATGTTTTTGTTCAAGGAATTCCTTTCACCGACCCCAAACCTGATAAGAACTACGCTCCCTATGAAAAAAGGGTTCTACCGGTTGAAGTTCTTTGCCATATCAAAGAGGAGATGCAAAGCACGATCGAGAAAATAGTGGAAGAATTGGTGTCATCACAAGGAGACAAAACCAGTTTTAAATAAGAGTGTGCCCTCGTTTCTTTTATGAATATTAAAATCAGAACCACAACCAAACACTTACAAGCACGCCAAGAGTTTAAAACATCTGTAAAAGAAATTATGATCCATGAAGATTTACTTAATCCAAAAAATGAAACCATTGCAATAGGCTTTGCGCAAGGAGAATCTTCAGGAATCATAGAATTTACCGTTGCAGAATTTGAAAAACTCTACAACGAAGTCAAAGACAAAATGCACCTCATTAAAAGCTTCAAAAAATTTGAAACAGGAGGAGCACTTCTCTTCAAATGAAAGTAAAATTCTTACAGGCGATGAGTATCATTGTTCTTGCCTTCTTCGCCATCTTTCTTCTTAGCTTTGTTCTTGCAAACAAAGGAATAAAAATATTTGACCTGGGATTTCCTGGCGTTGTTGAGAATTATATCGTCATCATCTTCTGCGTGGTATCACTTGTCAAGGCGTTCATTGAAATTTATGAAGCGTAAACTGACCCTTGCATTTCTTCCATATTTTTCACGATCAATGACTTTTTTATACTCCAAATTGGACAGCACCGCAGAAACTTTGGACTTTGACCAGCCCAATTCCTTAACGAGATCTTTTTGCATGACGGCATCCTTTTTTTTCTGCAAAACTTGCACCACAACTTTCTCATCAGGACTTAAAAGGTGAAGTGGAATTGATGAGATTTGTGCAGCGTAACTCTTTTTAGGTGATGAAAAAAGAACCCCTAGGATAAATCCTAACACTCCAAAAAATATCATGAGCGTCCATGCCTGCCATTCCTCAAACTCACTAAAGAATTCGCCTATGTTTTTTTCTTGTGCTTCAGCGGATGCGAAGGTAATCTCGTAGATTGCTGGAAGCTTAGGGCTATGATCACTCCATTTCACGATAATGTGCGATCCATCAGTATCAATCCCTGAAGGGAGAGGAACAATCGCAGGTGTATCTGACTTTTGCACGACGGCTCCTTGAGGCAGTTTGACATCATACTCAAACATCAAAGGTGTTACGGGAATTGAGACTGTCCTTGTGAACTTATGCACGTCGCCTTGTTCTGTTACTACGTTGGGAAGGGTGTAAGAGAATTCAATTAGACACGATTCACATTCCAATGAGAAGTTGAGAACATCATTTTCAAAGGTGTGTGCAAGATCGCTTGTAACATCTTTTGCTCCCCGGGGGAGGTTGAGTGAGAAATGGTCTTGCGTGTTATTCGTGAGCACGATGTGTACACTCTCAAGAGCATCATGCTCGGTAAGGGTATCTGCAAGGGTTACTTTTTCCACTTGTGCAGAAAGCACTGAGGGTAAGAGTAAGATTAAGATAAGGAGGTATTTCATGACTTTCTAAATTGTTCAGAACTATTTAAATATGGTGGTTGAAAATAAACGTTTTCTTTTATTGTTCTGAACTCTTAAACTATTGTATTGTCGCTTCTCAGAGCATTTCGAGTTCTTTTAAAGCATTTGGTTTGTATGGTTTACACAGATGTATTATATACTATTTATTGGTGATTGTCCACATAAATGGTTCGCGTATCCTTGCGACATTCCTCTTCATACTTGCAAGTTCTGCAAGATCAGAGAAGGGGATTTGTGCGGGAGCTTCCCACACGAACATCCTAAGACTTGCAAAGAATCTAAGAGCTGTGGGAGGAAGAACACTATGCATAAGAGTCAAAATAAGAAGTATTCGCGAGGAATACTATCAGTTGACTTAAGGAGGCGCTATGGCGTATATTATTGAATACAAACAAGAAGATTGCATCGGAGCAGGAGAATGCGAAGCCCTCTCAAAGGACTTCTGGAAACTTAACAATAAAGGAAAGGCAGAGCTTAAAGGGGCTGTGCGTAATCCCTCAACAGGAAAATATGAGCTTCTCATAAGTGATGAGGAATACGAACGCCAGCAACAAGTTGCAGGAAGCTGTCCAGTTGGGTGTATTTGCATTAAGAAGAAATGATTCCCGCAATACTGCACTCCATGGAGGATGTAGCACAAGGTGTGCGCAATATACACCTCAAACTCAAAGAGCCTCTTAATTACAAGGCAGGGCAGTATGTTATGCTCGCATTTGAGGATGCCCTTGAGCAAAAACGCGCGTTTTCCATTCTTAACACTCAAGGAGATCTACTCACTCTGGGAATACAAGAACATAAAGACTTTACCAAAAGACTTTTCTCTTCTACAGCTGGAGAACGTATCGCAGTTTTTGGACCTTATGGGAGGTTTACCTTACGCTCTCCTCATAAAAACAATATTTTCATTGCAGGGGGAATAGGTATTACACCTCTTCTTAGCATGTTGAGAGAGCTCCCTGAGCACGCGAATGCGCATCTATTCTACTGTGCAAAGTCACCTTCACACATGGCATATCTAAAAGAGGTACGCGCACTTCCTTTTGACGTAAGACTTTACTTTACACGAGTTGAAAGTTCTCTTGGGAAACATTCGCACATTACCCTGGAGGATATCAAGACGATCCCTCATTGGAGCAGTAGTGATTATTATATTTGCGGACCAAACGCCCTGATTGACACGTTTAGATCGGACCTCATCGCGGCAGGAGTCAAAGAAGATCACATATACAGCGAGGACTTCAGATAATGTATGAGCGTAGTTATCCTCTTATGGGAGATAAGATCACCTTCACAATCTATGGAATTGAAGAAGTGATTGCAGAACTGCTATGTGCTGACGCTTATGACTACGCCCTGAAACTTGAGAACATCTTCAATCTGTTTGATATGACCAGTGAGATTAACACTCTTAATGCTAAGCGGGACATTAAAGTTTCACAACACCTTAACAAAGTTATCAAAAAAGCACTGGTCTATTGTGAAAAGACCAAAGGAAGGTATGACATCAGTAAAGGAAAAGCATTTCTCGCGCGTAAAAACAAACAATCTTTACCACGACTTTCCTGTACCTACAAGGACATTTACGTTAAAAAAGATAGAGTCGCACTTACGCATCCGGATGTTGTAATTGATCTCTCCAGCATTGCTAAAGGATATATTGTTGATGAACTCACCGCGTTTTTTCAATCGCACGGTGTAGAAGAGATTTTCATAGATGCAAGAGGAGATATGCGCATCGCAGGAGGTGAAGAAGTGGTTGATATACAGCACCCCCGAAAAAAAGGTGCCATTACAACTATAACTCTTAGGAATGAGGCAATTGCAACATCAGGAGATTATTTGCAATATGACCTTGACTATGAACACTCTCACGTACTTGGCAATGAACTTATTAGTGTAAGTGTTATTGCTGATGATCTGTGTACCGCAGATGTTCTTGCAACCTGCTTGATGCTACTCAAACCACAAGAAGCTCAAGATTTCGCACGTAGAGAGGGGGTAAGAGCAATTTTACTTACTAAAGATCTTCAAGAGGTGCGAGCATGAAATCTTCACATCTTCTAATTCTTGGCAGTATTGTTGCTATACTCTATATTGTCCTGGCATCATTTATTACCACAACTCCACTTATCTGGATGCTCACACGCATCTTTGGACTGGTAAGTTTTTTCTTTCTTTTCGCAACCGTCTTCCTCGGAGAACTCCGACTCCTACGAAAAGTTAAAGCAGATCTTGCCATCTTCAAATATCACGTACCTTTTGCAATTGCAAGTTTCTATCTTAGTCTACTTCACGGAATATCTGCAGTAGCAGATAACTACAAATGGGGGAAGGGCCTTCACATATCAGATTATTTAGGATTTAATTTTTCGGATAAATGGCTTGCACTTCTAAGTCTCGGAGTTTTGGCGTTTTATCTCCTTATCCTCATTTCAATTACTTCTAGAAAACGAGTGATTCAATTTATTGGTTATAAGCGGTGGAAAAAAATTCACTACCTAAGCTACCCCCTCTTCATCATCGCGTTCATTCATAGTGTTGGTCTCGGAACAGATCTTAAGGTATCTGCGCTGCACACACCCATCTCATATATTTTCTGGATGTGTTTGTGGGTAATTCTCTCACTACTTCTTGCACGTATCCTTAACACAGCAGGTATATTTGAGACACAAGGAGAAGTGAATGCACTTATCATGATCTCCTTGCTGGTAATTCTAGGTGGTGCAGTTATCGGATCCTTGTTCATCAAGGCAGAATCAAAGATTTCTTCTCAGCAACAAATTGCAGATACGCTTTCACAGGAATACTCGTTTCTGCAAAAACAATACCAGGCAGCGCAGGCACAACACGCACAGCTTCTTGATGAGTTGAGCGCACTTCAAGCTCAAGAAGAGCAGTTACGAGGTGAGCTTAAGAATGGGTAAGGCTACGAAGATCTTCCTAGGGGTTGTTACTTTTGCAATTATCCTACTGTATAGCATAGCGGCATTGGGTATAGTTGACCTTTATGATAGGCTTTCCCTGATCGATCGGGACGTCACCATTACTGCAGCGAGAAAAGCAAATTTACAAGCATCATTTGAACACCTTAAGGCACAGAACCTTGCTCTTGATAAACAAATAGCAAATCAGATCACAACGGTGAAACAGCTTCTTGATCAAGTAGAGAAAGAACAAGAACGCGCAGCTCTTCTGGAAGAACAGGCGCGATTGCAAGAACAGCAAAGACGTGCACAAGAAGCGTTACTTGCAGTACAGCAACCAGCACCTAAACCTAGAAGAGTTTCACGAGCATCTTAATGTTCTTTTCGCAATTGCTGAGAAGAGTTCTTTTGCATCTCCCTTTTTTAGTAAGGTGAGCCGAACAAATCTTGCAGCTTTATCATGCACACCATTTCTTGCAGGCTCAGGCATATCCTTAAAGTTGCTTGCAAGACCAGCGATGTTAAACTCTTTAATCTTTTTCACCCAAGCAGCTTCAAACGCGTACGCCTTAGCTTCTTCATCAACGGGGTCATCTAAGGGAGGGGTGAGTACGTGACCAAGCTCATGCCCCAGTGTCTCGAGCACAATGTCAAGCTCGCCTTCACGCACAAAAATCCGCGACCTCTGATACGTTGCATGACCATTACGTGCAAAGCCAAGAATGCCTGGGTGAAAGTTTTCCTTGAGATGTTTTTTCATCGCTTCATAACTTAAGATGTGAATATCAATATCGCAAGGGAATTCTTTGTGCATAAGATGATCCCAGGTTTCAAGCAAATATTCCTTCACTTCTTCTGCTTTGCCGATGAATCGTGTCGGCGCTCTGTTCGGTTTCAAGAATGTGGTTGGTTGATCAATGTGCTGAATGCAAGTTGGTTCTTCTTGTTCATTTCCTTCGTAAAGAGTGGTTGGCGAGGCGTAGTGGGAAGGAGATTCATAACTTGGCATTGATCTTACGTGTTCAACAAAAGAAGGGGAGTATTCGAGAGGTCGCTCAACGCCTGTCGCAGAATACATAATGTTTGAAGCATAGCTTGTGCGGAAAGGTGCCTGATATAAGGGCTGTCGCGAATACATCATATGAGAGGTATAAAGACAGAGGGAAATAAGAAGATTGTGTGACAATCACATCAGAACTACTGTCTCCTTGCGCTATAGATGTATCCAAAAGAAAGGTTAAAGAAAAAAGGAGAAGAAATAATTTAACCGTTCAAGGTTCAAAGGCTTTTGAACCATTCTTGAGCTGGCTTACCGATGAGTGGAATTGGCTTTTCAACTCCTTGGATGGCATAGACGAATCCTATGATCCAGAAGACGAAGAGAACGATCCATGCAAACATACGTACCAGAGGGATCCAGCCTAGAATGATTCCTACAATTGCTAAAAGCAATGTCTGGCGAAGATGATAGCTGCCAAGTCTTGTCTTGCCCTGTGTGAAATGTAGCACCAGAGCGATGATCCACCCAATGATGGTCAAGTAGCTCAAAATAGCTACCAGCTGTCCCCTATGGGCTGTATTTGTTTTTGTCATGGAGCAGAACGTAAGAAAGTTTATTTATAAAGCTTCTTGCGGCGTATCTCTTTATACAAGAACAGGGAAACGCCGCCAAAGATCAAAGAGAGACCGAAAAGAACGTCAATCCAGTGTGGTTTCAGCTCTTCTGGGGGCATAGCGAACCCGCAAAGATTTTCAGGAGCGCAATCCTCTCCTGAGCAGCAACTCTGAGAGATTACGTAGCCTGTTATGCTGTTTCCTAGAAATAAACCTCCAAGAACGATGAGCGCAAGGGAGAATAAGTATATCTTCATCTGCTGACCCGTATGTCAAGAGTATATTAAATTCTTTTTGTTTTTTACAGGAGGTTTATCATTTGCTTCACTCTTCTGCACTGTACCTCATTGTATCGTACTCTTTCGCAAGCAAAAAGGAAGGGGCTGCCTCCTTACTCTTCTTCTAAAACACTCTTTTGTAGGAAGCCATATATACTCCCTCGAGGCGTAACACAGTCTATGACGTTCACTCTAGAACACCGCTATGAAACGACCCGTAAAGGGGATTTTGTTGTAGCGATAGCGCTTGACACTTATGAAGAGATCTTCAATGAATGGGATAATACTAAAGCATATCACAAAAAAGACCTTGATGAGGAGTTCGTAGCATATCTTATCGAGAGTTTTGATGAACTTAAAGGACGAAATGCAGTGATCCGCCTAGATATTCCTAAACGCGATAAGAAGAAAAAAAAGGCGATTAAAGGTATCCATCTCTATTTTGATTACCTGTCTGCACTCAAGAAAAAAGAATTACGTGTGTTCTTCTCAAAAATGGTTGGAGTTGTCATCATCGGAGCAACCTTCATCAGTGCATCAGTCATCTTCGCAGCACAGGAATCACTCGAGGAAAATTTGCTCAATTCATTGTTTCATGAAGGAATGGTCATTGTCGGATGGGTCACGATCTGACAAGTTGTCACTTGGCTGCTCTCTGATTGGATTGTTCTCATCAAAGAGCTTAACATCCTCAAGAAGATCGCAAAAGTAAGGATTGAATTCGAGAAGCAATGATCACTTCTTTCTCAAGAGGGTCTCATACGCGATGTCAAGCTTATGCGCGGCATCCCTAAGAGATGAGGACTCCTTAATCACGGCATTAATGAAGGCTTTTTCAAAACGCTCTTCTGCTTCTTTGAGAGTTGGGTGTTCTTCAGGAAGAAGGTCTACAATTTCACTGGAAACGTCATATACTTTATTGTATGCTTCACTGAGCCGTTGTGGGTGTACAATACCTTCGTATTGTCTGAGTTCGCCTTCAATTAACCCCGCAATTTCATCTTTTCTCAACTCATAAGGCTTGATCATCTCCTCACGAATGCGCTCAACATCAATACCTGTTTCTGAAATAAACCTATGAAGGCTTCTTCGATCAATGCCTGCAAGTTTTGCAGCTTCAGAAATATTTCCGTACGTCATGCGGAGCAAACGTCTAAAATACGTCACTCTGTAGCGTTTCTTTGCTTCTTTAAGAGTAAGAGACGTGTCAATATCAAAATCAAGAAGAGGGGATTGTTTGAGTCTTTGCGCAATGTTCTCATTCAGCTCCTCAATTGATACTCCGAGGAGTTTTGTAAGTTTTGGCTTGATTTGTTCTTCAAGAGAATGCTGCGACATGCATTGCAGAGTGCTGTTCTTGTATTTAAATGATCGTAGTTTTGCGTTTGTTTTCGCACAAACAAGGAACATCTGGTATTTGATAGACTTGTCAAGGAGTAATGCATAGATTCAGGTGTTGCATAGATTCATGCGTTATGTTTATGTGTGAGGGTAACAGAAGATGCACGAAGAGGTACGCTGGTTACAAGCACCTTGGATGCCTAGAGGTCAGAACTTAAACACAGCAAATGTTGTCAAAATCGCAATTGCAACGATGATAATAAATACTGCATCAAGAAATTGCTTTCCTTCAATTGCGGCTTCAGGGGTCTTTACAGCAGCGCCCGTAAATACTTCTTCTTCAAGTAACTGTTCACCCACAACTTGTGAGAGTGCAAAAGCAGATATCAAAACCGCTGCGATGATAAGCCAATACTTTGTCTCACCACCTTGCAAATATTGCTTGAAATGATAATCCCCGAAAAGAACCAGCAGACCAAAAAGCATCACAATCATAAAGGCAATGACAACAGCGTAGGAGAGAAAAGTGCTCAGTGCAGGAATTACAAAAGGAATGCTAAGTATCACACCCACCACAAGAGCAGCGCCAAAATTAGCATATCTTGTAGGTGCATCACGAAAGACATATCTTGCTATGAAAAATACAACAATTAGGACGAAGATCTGCTCTAACGAAGTCATACTGTATTCTATTGTTACACTCCTATAAATATGCTCATCTTACCAAGTAGTATAAAGTACTCTGTTGGAGCTATGAGAAACGTGACGAGCTAAGAAGGTAAAGAAGCTGCAGAGGGGGTTGTTGCTTGTCAAGAAGGTACGCCTTTACTTTTTTTTAATGTCATCAAGATTGACATGAATGTACGAAGCCTTTGTAAGGTCTTCAATATTGAG from Candidatus Woesearchaeota archaeon includes the following:
- a CDS encoding dihydrodipicolinate synthase family protein encodes the protein MALIVPLVTPKKDLHIDVESLRNLLLFLEDSFVDAHFILGTTGEFQKLTLEQKEKLIDLTTTLATKPVWIGVTASSLEETKVLVELANKSTAKSIVLAPACYENPREVIETCLDMSELPLYLYNNPEIHRGENLPLDVVDEYKQSVAGIKDSSGQIGYFHQLLDVQSETFKVIQGHVDLLEDSFDLGVSHYVLGPANVAPNYFNAVLESKDKMLLTRIPDLVQDLLRRGKGNMIKGIKNALKEMQVLRSDELF
- a CDS encoding ferredoxin; its protein translation is MAYIIEYKQEDCIGAGECEALSKDFWKLNNKGKAELKGAVRNPSTGKYELLISDEEYERQQQVAGSCPVGCICIKKK
- a CDS encoding FAD:protein FMN transferase, with product MYERSYPLMGDKITFTIYGIEEVIAELLCADAYDYALKLENIFNLFDMTSEINTLNAKRDIKVSQHLNKVIKKALVYCEKTKGRYDISKGKAFLARKNKQSLPRLSCTYKDIYVKKDRVALTHPDVVIDLSSIAKGYIVDELTAFFQSHGVEEIFIDARGDMRIAGGEEVVDIQHPRKKGAITTITLRNEAIATSGDYLQYDLDYEHSHVLGNELISVSVIADDLCTADVLATCLMLLKPQEAQDFARREGVRAILLTKDLQEVRA